A window of Fusarium verticillioides 7600 chromosome 10, whole genome shotgun sequence contains these coding sequences:
- a CDS encoding MFS transporter, AGZA family, xanthine/uracil permease — protein sequence MKNHAADLAIRFNRRVATSFIGRFFRLEGSSDRTVIDGTTFLKEVRAGATTFAAMTYIIAVNASILSQTGGPCVCDETDRIDCDKIDSYVMCKEEVRRDLVTATSAIAGLASLVFGLFTNLPIALAPGMGLNAYFAFQVVGYNGSGSIPYGVALTAVFTEGLIFVFLALTGMRQWLVKLIPSTIKSATGAGIGLFLTEIGLSYGSGIGAITGGFNATPLAIAGCPVERINPDTQMCEGGIMTSPKLWTAIFAGGLLTAYLMAFRVKYAFVIGIAFVSILSWPRDTAITYFPHTPEGDSRFELFRKVAAVNPMKHTLNALDWNVGQHGTQFALALFTFLYVDIIDATATMFSMVRFCGVVDDRDGDFPRSTLAYCCDAISISISALFGCSPVTAFIESGAGIAEGGRTGLTAMTTGFLFLLSIVFGPIFSSVPPWATGPALILVGCMMARQITEINWRYIGDTLPSFVVLAFVPFSYSVAYGIIAGMFLYTALNLMISLTVRLSGGRLEPDNYDMKEYWTWKAPGRKPWFVRAFRNVTYSAKDTHELSPQTFDSHGGLDCEMMRVASSDERKDNAHVSVSVPLPALSRFSR from the exons ATGAAGAACCACGCGGCAGATCTAGCCATAAGGTTCAACAGACGTGTCGCAACCTCCTTCATTGGCCGGTTCTTCAGGCTAGAAGGCAGTAGTGAC AGAACGGTGATCGACGGGACGACATTCTTGAAAGAAGTTCGTGCTGGGGCGACGACCTTTGCTGCTATGACGTATATCATTGCTGTTAAT GCTTCTATTCTGTCGCAGACGGGGGGGCCTTGTGTTTGTGATGAGACCGATAGGATTGATTGTGATAAGATTGATAGTTATGTGATGTGTAAAGAGG AGGTGAGGCGAGATCTCGTCACGGCGACGTCAGCCATTGCAGGGCTGGCCAGTCTTGTCTTCGGTCTCTTCACCAATCTCCCTATAGCCCTCGC ACCTGGCATGGGCCTCAACGCCTACTTCGCCTTCCAAGTAGTAGGCTACAACGGGTCTGGCAGTATCCCCTACGGCGTCGCATTAACAGCCGTCTTCACAGAAGGTCtcatctttgtcttcctAGCACTAACAGGCATGCGACAATGGCTCGTCAAACTCATCCCGTCAACTATAAAATCTGCAACGGGAGCTGGTATTGGTCTGTTTCTCACTGAGATCGGCTTGTCTTATGGTTCGGGTATTGGTGCTATTACTGGTGGTTTTAACGCGACGCCGTTGGCGATAGCTGGATGTCCTGTTGAGAGGATTAATCCGGATACGCAGATGTGCGAGGGCGGGATAATGACTAGTCCAAAG CTTTGGACTGCGATATTTGCTGGTGGGTTACTGACGGCGTATCTAATGGCCTTTCGGGTCAAATACGCTTTCGTCATTGGTATCGCCTTTGTTTCTATCCTCTCATGGCC GCGAGATACTGCTATCACATACTTCCCTCACACGCCAGAAGGAGACTCCCGCTTCGAGCTCTTCCGCAAAGTCGCTGCTGTCAATCCCATGAAGCATACCCTCAACGCTCTTGACTGGAACGTCGGCCAACACGGTACTCAATTCGCCCTCGCTCTCTTCACCTTTCTCTA TGTCGATATCATCGATGCAACAGCAACTATGTTTTCGATGGTCCGCTTCTGCGGCGTCGTGgatgatcgagatggagattTTCCTCGTTCAACACTCGCATACTGCTGTGATGCAATCAGCATTTCGATCAGTGCGCTCTTTGGTTGTTCACCTGTCACGGCGTTCATTGAGAGCGGCGCTGGTATTGCTGAGGGCGGACGCACGGGTCTTACTGCTATGACTACTGGgttcttgtttcttttgtcaATTGTATTTGGGccgatcttctcttctgtgCCGCCGTGGGCAACTGGACCTGCTCTTATTCTG GTTGGATGTATGATGGCTCGTCAGATCACTGAGATCAACTGGCGCTACATCGGCGACACCCTCCCCTCATTCGTTGTCCTCGCCTTTGTCCCATTTTCATACAGCGTAGCCTACGGCATCATCGC CGGCATGTTTCTTTACACGGCTCTAAATCTCATGATATCTCTCACGGTCCGCCTTTCAGGCGGTAGACTGGAGCCAGATAACTACGACATGAAAGAGTACTGGACCTGGAAAGCCCCAGGAAGAAAACCATGGTTTGTGCGAGCTTTCAGAAATGTTACTTACTCAGCAAAGGATACGCATGAGTTGAGTCCTCAAACCTTTGATTCCCATGGTGGCTTGGACTGCGAAATGATGAGGGTTGCGTCGTCGGATGAGAGGAAGGACAATGCGCATGTGTCGGTCTCTGTACCTTTGCCCGCGCTTTCTAGGTTCTCTCGTTGA
- a CDS encoding MFS transporter, AGZA family, xanthine/uracil permease yields MGLNAYFAFQVVGYNGSGSIPYGVALTAVFTEGLIFVFLALTGMRQWLVKLIPSTIKSATGAGIGLFLTEIGLSYGSGIGAITGGFNATPLAIAGCPVERINPDTQMCEGGIMTSPKLWTAIFAGGLLTAYLMAFRVKYAFVIGIAFVSILSWPRDTAITYFPHTPEGDSRFELFRKVAAVNPMKHTLNALDWNVGQHGTQFALALFTFLYVDIIDATATMFSMVRFCGVVDDRDGDFPRSTLAYCCDAISISISALFGCSPVTAFIESGAGIAEGGRTGLTAMTTGFLFLLSIVFGPIFSSVPPWATGPALILVGCMMARQITEINWRYIGDTLPSFVVLAFVPFSYSVAYGIIAGMFLYTALNLMISLTVRLSGGRLEPDNYDMKEYWTWKAPGRKPWFVRAFRNVTYSAKDTHELSPQTFDSHGGLDCEMMRVASSDERKDNAHVSVSVPLPALSRFSR; encoded by the exons ATGGGCCTCAACGCCTACTTCGCCTTCCAAGTAGTAGGCTACAACGGGTCTGGCAGTATCCCCTACGGCGTCGCATTAACAGCCGTCTTCACAGAAGGTCtcatctttgtcttcctAGCACTAACAGGCATGCGACAATGGCTCGTCAAACTCATCCCGTCAACTATAAAATCTGCAACGGGAGCTGGTATTGGTCTGTTTCTCACTGAGATCGGCTTGTCTTATGGTTCGGGTATTGGTGCTATTACTGGTGGTTTTAACGCGACGCCGTTGGCGATAGCTGGATGTCCTGTTGAGAGGATTAATCCGGATACGCAGATGTGCGAGGGCGGGATAATGACTAGTCCAAAG CTTTGGACTGCGATATTTGCTGGTGGGTTACTGACGGCGTATCTAATGGCCTTTCGGGTCAAATACGCTTTCGTCATTGGTATCGCCTTTGTTTCTATCCTCTCATGGCC GCGAGATACTGCTATCACATACTTCCCTCACACGCCAGAAGGAGACTCCCGCTTCGAGCTCTTCCGCAAAGTCGCTGCTGTCAATCCCATGAAGCATACCCTCAACGCTCTTGACTGGAACGTCGGCCAACACGGTACTCAATTCGCCCTCGCTCTCTTCACCTTTCTCTA TGTCGATATCATCGATGCAACAGCAACTATGTTTTCGATGGTCCGCTTCTGCGGCGTCGTGgatgatcgagatggagattTTCCTCGTTCAACACTCGCATACTGCTGTGATGCAATCAGCATTTCGATCAGTGCGCTCTTTGGTTGTTCACCTGTCACGGCGTTCATTGAGAGCGGCGCTGGTATTGCTGAGGGCGGACGCACGGGTCTTACTGCTATGACTACTGGgttcttgtttcttttgtcaATTGTATTTGGGccgatcttctcttctgtgCCGCCGTGGGCAACTGGACCTGCTCTTATTCTG GTTGGATGTATGATGGCTCGTCAGATCACTGAGATCAACTGGCGCTACATCGGCGACACCCTCCCCTCATTCGTTGTCCTCGCCTTTGTCCCATTTTCATACAGCGTAGCCTACGGCATCATCGC CGGCATGTTTCTTTACACGGCTCTAAATCTCATGATATCTCTCACGGTCCGCCTTTCAGGCGGTAGACTGGAGCCAGATAACTACGACATGAAAGAGTACTGGACCTGGAAAGCCCCAGGAAGAAAACCATGGTTTGTGCGAGCTTTCAGAAATGTTACTTACTCAGCAAAGGATACGCATGAGTTGAGTCCTCAAACCTTTGATTCCCATGGTGGCTTGGACTGCGAAATGATGAGGGTTGCGTCGTCGGATGAGAGGAAGGACAATGCGCATGTGTCGGTCTCTGTACCTTTGCCCGCGCTTTCTAGGTTCTCTCGTTGA